In Bacillus horti, a single window of DNA contains:
- a CDS encoding ribonuclease H-like domain-containing protein, whose translation MSLKGKLNRLKGHLRLHQTEENSVKDSTSSPQQGISGSHSPLRELSGGSFPQQSLSEPDISPTHTKEWEKLQFKPHVYEDQHTWIREVSYSTSTYCGRYSYSELEEIVERWNQERLSHPLSSRSLRLEDLYFFDTETTGLGGGTGNTIFLLGYSQVEQDKVKVKQFFLSDPSCELALYHHFLTDINDIHRLVTYNGKAFDWPQVKTRHTLIRERLPKLPSFGHFDLLHASRRLWKDTLPSCRLGVVENHILGIEREEDTPGYLAPMLYFDYLRTQDPTVIEGIVKHNELDVCSLISLYIHISRILLDINYTVCSPEELFQVGRWYEAVGETEHAMLLYQSLAEDDHPHSNKAKHLLAMLYKKDKNYTQAKKLWEELSTHTDSVDVYVELSKLYEHQYKDYEQALYYAAKAYEHWKNRAAFLRKSRTEDGKECQRRIERLELKQLKNGY comes from the coding sequence ATGTCGCTCAAGGGCAAGCTCAATCGGTTAAAGGGTCATTTAAGGCTGCATCAAACTGAAGAAAATAGCGTGAAGGATAGCACATCTTCGCCACAACAAGGTATAAGTGGCAGTCATTCTCCTTTGCGAGAGCTGAGTGGCGGTTCTTTCCCACAACAAAGTCTTAGTGAGCCTGACATTAGTCCTACTCATACTAAGGAGTGGGAAAAGCTTCAGTTTAAGCCACACGTTTATGAGGATCAGCATACGTGGATTAGAGAGGTTTCTTATTCTACTAGTACGTATTGCGGGAGGTACTCCTATAGTGAACTAGAGGAAATTGTGGAGAGATGGAATCAAGAGCGTCTCTCTCATCCTTTATCATCTAGATCCTTAAGGTTAGAGGATCTGTACTTTTTTGATACGGAAACAACAGGACTTGGAGGGGGAACAGGAAACACCATTTTCTTGCTTGGCTATAGTCAGGTCGAACAGGATAAGGTAAAGGTCAAGCAATTTTTCCTTTCTGATCCATCCTGTGAATTAGCTTTATATCACCATTTTTTAACCGATATAAATGATATACACCGCTTGGTAACGTATAACGGTAAAGCATTTGATTGGCCTCAGGTCAAAACTAGACATACACTGATCCGTGAACGCCTGCCTAAGCTACCAAGCTTTGGTCATTTTGATTTACTTCACGCCAGTCGGAGACTATGGAAGGATACACTGCCTTCCTGCCGTCTGGGAGTGGTTGAGAATCATATTTTAGGGATAGAAAGAGAAGAGGATACACCAGGCTATTTAGCTCCAATGCTCTATTTTGATTATTTGCGTACTCAAGATCCTACCGTTATTGAGGGAATCGTCAAACATAATGAGTTAGATGTATGCTCCTTAATCAGCCTGTATATTCATATTTCACGTATTCTTCTAGATATTAATTACACGGTTTGTTCTCCCGAAGAATTGTTTCAGGTAGGTAGATGGTATGAAGCTGTGGGAGAGACGGAGCATGCGATGCTTTTGTATCAAAGTCTCGCAGAGGATGATCACCCCCACTCTAACAAGGCAAAGCACTTATTGGCGATGCTTTACAAAAAGGATAAAAATTATACCCAAGCTAAAAAGCTATGGGAGGAGCTTTCTACTCATACTGATTCAGTAGATGTTTATGTTGAACTGTCTAAGCTGTATGAGCATCAATATAAGGATTATGAGCAGGCTTTATACTATGCAGCTAAAGCCTATGAGCACTGGAAAAACAGGGCGGCATTCCTTCGAAAAAGTAGAACAGAAGATGGGAAGGAATGCCAGAGGAGAATTGAGCGCTTGGAATTAAAGCAATTAAAGAATGGATACTGA